CCCCCTTGATAAACATCGGTTTGATGCCGGTGATGGCGTTATCCCAACGGAAATTCTGCTGGATAACGATCTTGAGCTGGTCGAAGGGATTCTGGATGTTGAGGCCTTTGGTATTAACCGAGACGTTGATTTTCTGTGAGTTACGGAACAGCTTGGGATTGGTGGGCTGGGAAATCCATCCCGCCACGCCGGATTTGTTATTGATGACCATGAGCCGGCGGGTGAAGGCCAGGCGGTTGGTATCGCCGTCGAGATATACTTTCAGCAGGTAGTTGCCGGCCCGTGTAGGCGTTGAGTTGGAACTGGGGATGCGGGCCTTGTAATGCACGTATTTCTGCAGCGCCACGCTCGAGAACTTGTAATCGCGGATCTGAACTTCGGAGAAACCACGGAGGTAATCGATGGTATTGACGGAAGCCGGTGTCCAGTCTGCATTGCAGAGTTGGAGGGTGTAGAAGTAGGATTTGATTTCGGCTTGAAGATCGTCGAATTGAAGCTCCAGCTGGTCGCCCGAGTTCAGTGCGATGATGGGCAGGCCGAGCATTTCTCCCGGGGGCGTCAGCTTAACAGTGGCGATGTTCTGGTGGTAGATATGGTCGGGCGTGATGGCGTTGACCTGACCTTTGGCGCCGGGGAAAAACAATAGCGCTGCCAGGGAGCAGCAGACAAAAGCAACTATCCTCATAGCTGTAATTTACAATGAATTTCTAAAATGTATAAATTCGCGGATGCGCATCTCCATGTTTATTGCCGGAAGGATCGCTTTCAACCGGTCTTCTTCCTTTTCCCGGTTCATCATCAATATCGCGATGGCGGCGACCGCTTTCAGCGTTGCGGTGATGATTATCGCCACGGCGATGATCAACG
Above is a genomic segment from Chitinophaga pollutisoli containing:
- a CDS encoding DUF5103 domain-containing protein; its protein translation is MRIVAFVCCSLAALLFFPGAKGQVNAITPDHIYHQNIATVKLTPPGEMLGLPIIALNSGDQLELQFDDLQAEIKSYFYTLQLCNADWTPASVNTIDYLRGFSEVQIRDYKFSSVALQKYVHYKARIPSSNSTPTRAGNYLLKVYLDGDTNRLAFTRRLMVINNKSGVAGWISQPTNPKLFRNSQKINVSVNTKGLNIQNPFDQLKIVIQQNFRWDNAITGIKPMFIKGDVIEYNAEQDCIFPAFKEWRWVDLRSFRLQTERVRNTQYLRNGTVINVMPDVPRDNQIYQYLRDINGMYDPATIEDYNIQFEGDYARVNFNFPMKEPFAGYDMYIFGELTQYELNDRNKMVWNGEKGAYEGALFLKQGYYNYVYGLVDKTRPNSPMSTEFTEGNWWETENAYTVLVYYRTLGGRHDELVGMLRMNSLTNRQR